Below is a window of Leifsonia sp. NPDC080035 DNA.
TAGCAGAGAAAGGTCAGGAAGAAGAGCTCCTCCACCGGCAGCTCGGGGGCCACATCCACACCGCTGAGGAACGGGGACGCGCCGCGCGCGAACACGCCGGACGCGATGCCGACCGCGTCCCACGCCAGGAAGAACAGCAGGCCGATCACCAGCACCAGCGTCGCGCGCCGCGCGTCCCGCCAGAACACCAGGCGGAACCGGCGATCGAGCAGCACCATCGCGCCGAGGGCGAGCACCAGCGCCGCCAGGTAGAGCAGGTTCACGGCACCCGCTCTCCGGCCGGCACGAGACGCAGCGGCTCGGCGAGCGGACCCGCCCCGACGTCCCCGCGCAGCCGCTTGACGACGAGCTCCGCGCTGATCAGGCACATCGGCAGCCCGATGCCCGGGATGGTCGAGCAGCCAGCGTAGAGCAGGCCGTCGACGCGGCGCGACACGTTGCCCGGGCGGAAGAACGCGCTCTGGCGGAGGGTGTGCGCGGGCCCGAGTGCTCCCCCGCTCCAGGCGTTGACGTCGGCGGCGAAGTCGCCGGGGCCGACCGTGCGACGCAGGATGACGCGGTCGGCGAGGTCCGGGATGCCCGCCCAGGCGGAGACCTGTGCGATCGCCGCGTCGGCGGTGCGCTCCACGAGACGGTCGCCGTCCCCGTCGCGTCCGCCGACGCCGATGGAGACGTCGGCAGGAACGGGCACGAGCACGAACAGGTTCTCGCAGCCCTTCGGCGCGACGCCGGGATCGGTCGCACTCGGGCGGCAGACGTACAGCGATGCGGGATCAGGGATGCCGGGGTCGGTGCCGAAGATCCGCTCGAAGTTCTCGTCCCAGTCCCTGGTGAAGAACAGGCTGTGGTGGGCGAGCTGCGGAAGCGCGCCGCGCACGCCGAGCATCACGAGCACCGCGCCCGGGCCCGGATCGCGTCGGTCCCAGCTCTCCTCGGGGTGGCTTCGCAGCTCCTCCGGCAGCAGGGCCGTCTCGGTGTGGTGGAGGTCGGCGGCGGAGACCACGACGTCGGCGTCAACGGCGTGCTCGGCACCGGTCGCATCCTCATAGGTCACGCCGGTGACACGGGCGCGGCGCCGTCCGGCCTGCTCCGTCCGGATGCCGGTCACCCGCGCGCCCGTGACGAGCTCCGCACCCGCTTTCTCCGCGAGATCGACGACAGCGTCGATGAGGGCGGAGAAGCCGCCGAGCGGATAGCGGACGCCGTCGTCGAGGTCGAGGTGGCTCATCAGGTGGTACATGCTCGGCGCGCGCTTCGGCGAGGTGCCGAGGAACACCGCGGGGTAGCCGAGGATCTGGCGGAGCCGGGTGTCGTGCACCGTCGCCGCCGCGCGCCGGTCGAGCGACTCGAGCAGCAGGCGCAGGAGCCTGCCGCTGCGGGCGAGCACCTCCCTGGACAGCAGCGGGCGGTAGGAGGCGAACGTCGCGTACAGGAATCGGTCGACGGCGAGCCGATAGGTCTCTCGCGCGCTCGCCAGGTAGCGGTCGAGCGCCGCGCCGGCCCCCGGCTCGACGCTCTCGAACAGGGCGCGGTTGGCGGCGCCGTCCGCGCGGACGTCGAGCGGCGGGTCCCCGTCCTCCCCGAACACGCGGTAGCCGGGGTCGAGCGTGACGAGGCGCAGCTGCTCGGCGGTGCTGGTGCCGAGGAGGCGGAAGAAGTGGTCGAACACCTCCGGCATCAGGTACCAGGAGGGCCCGGTGTCGAAGCGGAAGCCGTCCGCCTCCCAGCGTCCCGCCCGTCCGCCGAGCTCCCTGCGCTGCTCCAGCAGGGTGACGGCGTGACCCTCTCGAGCCAGCAGCGCGGCCGTGGCGAGGCCGGCGATCCCGCCGCCGATGACGACGACGCGGCGGCGGCCGGTCATCGCAGGGTTCCCGCGGTCGCGCGCAGGAGGACGGCGAGCTTGACCCGGGCGGGGACGCTGACGCGCTGCTCGAGCAGGTCGGGCGCCGGGGTGGCGCGGATGCGGTCACTCAGCTCGGCGAAGAGGCCGTGGGCGGCGAGGATGGCGCGCCGGCAGTTGTCCGGCAGCTCCGGGATCGCGTCGGCGGCGGCCCCCAGGTCGCAGTCGATGTCGACCACGAGCGCGAGCTTCTGCCGCTCGGTGAGCCGTGCGGGGTCGATCCCCGGGAAGTAGCTGCGGCCGAGCTCGGTGTAGTCGACGGCGAGGTCGCGCAAGAAGTTGATCTTCTGGAAGGCGGAGCCGAGACGTCTGGCGCCGTTCTCGAGGCGGCGGCGCGTCGCCTCCGGCACCGGGGAGTCGTGCAGGAACACCGCCAGGCACATCAGCCCGACCACCTCTGCGGACCCGTAGACGTACTCGCGCAGCTCCTCCGCGCTGAAGTCGACAGGGCTCAGATCGCGGCGCATGGAGGCGAAGAACGGGCGGGTCAGCTCCACGCCGATGCCGCAGGAGCGCGCCGTCGCCGCGAACGCGTGCACGACGACGTTCGCGCTGTAGCCGGTGCGCATCGCGCGCTCGGTGTCGGCCTCCAGCGCGTCAAGCAGCTCGCGCTGGTCGTCGACGCCGAGTCCGGCCTCCGCCGCCGCGCCGTCGACGATCTCGTCGGCGACCCTGACCAGCGAGTAGACGTCCTCGACGCAGGGCCGGACCTCCGGCCCGAGCAGCCGCGTCGCCATGCTGAACGAGGTCGAGTACTCGTGGATGATCGTGGCGGCGCTGCGCCGCGCGGCCTTCGTATAGAGGGTGAGATCGCTCGGCGGCGCCTGCACCGGTGCGGCGGGGGCGGTGCGGGTCATGCGATCCTCCCGACGCAGGAGCGGGCGACGACGGTGAGCTCGGCGGCGAGGGCGGCGGGCACCGCGGGCGAGTCGAGGGCGTGGATCGCCGCATCCACGTGCTCGTGGAGAAGGCGCTCGACGAAGCCGCGGGCTCCGCACTCCTCCAGCGCGGACGCGATCCCGGCGGCCTCCGCGCGGCCGAGGTCGGGCCGGCCGAAGCCGTCCGCGATGACCGGCCAGGATGCGGTGCCGCGCGCGAAGGCGACGAGCGTGGTCTGCTTGCCCTGCCGCAGGTCGCTCACCACGCTCTTGCCGGTGACTGCCTCGCTGCCGAAGACGCCGAGCAGGTCGTCGCCGAGCTGGAATGCGACGCCGACGAGCCTGCCGTACTCGGCGAGCACGTCCAGCAGGTCGCCCTCGCGATCGGCGGCGCCCGCCAGCAGCACCCCCGCGACGAGCGGGCCTGAGACCGAGTACTCGGCGGTCTTGCGCTCGGTCATGGCCAGCACCTCGGCGATCCCGGCTCCGGACATGCCGGTGGAGAGGCCGACATCGGCGAGCTCGCCGGCCGCGGTGACGGAGACGGCGCGTTCCAGCACGTCCATCAGGCGATCCCTGACCGAGGCGGGCGCGTCGATCCGAGCCACTTCGGCGGTCGCGGCGTGCAGCAGCAGGTCGCCGGCGAGGATCGCGGCGGACTCCCCCCAGAGCCGGGCCCGGGGAAGCCCGGCTCCGCGGAAGAGCGCGTCCGCGGTGAACTCGCCGGCGACGTTCGGGCGGCCGCGGCGCACGGTGTCGCCGTCGATCACGTCGTCATGGAGCAGGAAGGCGGTGTGCAGGAGCTCGAATGCGACCGCGACGCGGACCGCGGACTCCCGCGCGGCCGACGCACGCTGCGCTCCGCCGAGACCGTGGAAGGCGGTGAGGGTGAAGCGCGGCCGCAGCCGCTTGCCTCCTCGTGTCGCATCCCACGCGGACTCCCACAACCGGCGGTAGGCGTCGCCGTGCGCGGCGGCCTCGGGCGCTCGCGCGGCGAAGAAGGCGTTCAGGCGCTCATCGACCTCGGCGAGCGCCGACGCGGCCAGCGCGACCACGTGGCTGTCGTGCGCCTCCGGCGGCGCCATCGGGTGGAGCTGGGTCATGGTCTCCGGCCCTCCCTTGTCTAGCCAAGTTAGTAAATAACTTAGCACGCTTCTTACAGGTGGGAATAGGATGTGCGCATGAGTTCCAAGGACGACGCGCAGCGCATCTCGGCGTCCCTCATCGACCCCCGCGTGATCGACCCCCGGCAGGAACTCGTCCGCCACGACGACCTCGACGACGATGAGCTCGACCAGATCGTCCGGCTCCTCGGCGCCATCCGCGGGTGGCGCGAGGCCGAGCAGCGGCTCAGCTTCGTCTCCCGCAGCCACATGAAGCTGAACGAGACGGACATGAAGGCGCTGCGGTACATCATCGCGTCCATGAACGCCGGCGTCCCGGTGACCGCCGGGGCCCTCTCCGACCACCTGCACGTCTCGACCGCGTCGGTGACCAAACTGCTCGACCGGCTGGAGAAGGCCGGGCACGTCGTGCGCAGGCCGCACCCCACCGACCGCCGGGCCGTGACCGTCGAGATCACGCCGGAGACGCACCGGGAGGTGCGCAGGACGATGGGCCTCCAGCATGCCCGGCGCTTCGAGGTGGCCAAAGCGCTGACCCCCGCCGAGCGGGAGACGGTCACCCGCTTCCTCGACGACCTCAGCGCGACCACGCTGATCACCGCTCCTCTCGACTCGTGAGCGGCTGCGTCGCGAGCGGCTGGCGACCGCCCTCCGCCTCCAGCACGATGCGGTTCGCCATCCCGTTGAAGATCACGCCGTGGAACGGCAGGATCGCGAACCAGTAGAGCCGCCCGGACAGCCCGCGCGGGAAGAACACCGCGCGCTGCCGGTAGCGGGAGCCGCCGGCGCGCGGCTCGACCCCGAGCTCCAGCCACGCCCGGCCCGGCACGCGCATCTCGGCGCGCAGCCGCAGCCGGGAGCCGCGTTCGAGGTGCTCCACCCGCCACCAGTCCAGCGCGTCCCCGGTCTGCAGCCGGTCCGCGTCCCGTCGCCCGCGCCGCAGCCCCACCCCTCCGACCACCTTGTCCGCCCAGCCGCGCAGCGCCCAGGCCAGCGGGAAGGAGTACCAGCCGCGCTCCCCTCCGATGCCCTCGATGACCCGCCAGACCTCCTCGGGAGCCGCCCGGCTGTCGCGCTCGCGCACGTCCGTGTACACGGTATGGCCGGACCAGTCCGGGTCGCTCGGCAGCGGATCGCTCGCCGCTCCCGCGACCGACGCGTCCTGCCAGCTCGTCTCGACGCTGCCCGCGCGCATCCGGGCGAGCGCGAGCCTGACCGCTGCGCGGTAGCCGGTGAGGCCACCGGGCGGAGCCGGGATCACGTCATCGATGTCGTGCTCCCGCATCACGCAGTCGTACTGCAGCGACTCGATGATCGGCACGGCGAGCCCGCGCGGGATCGGGGTGACCAGGTTGACCCACTGGGACGCGAGCCACGGTGTGAAGACCGGCAGGGACGCGATCGGCCGCTGCGGCAGCCCCGCCTCCACCGCGTAGCCGTTCATCATCTGGCCGTAGCGCAGGATGTCCGGCCCGCCGATGTCGAACGCGCGGGACACCTCCGGCGGCAGCCCCGCGGCCTCGATCAGGTAGTGAAGCACGTCGCGGACGGCGATCGGCTGGATGCGGTTGCGCACCCAGCGCGGCGCCGGCATGTACGGCAGCACCTCGGTGAGGTGCCGGATCATCTCGAACGAGGCCGACCCGGACCCGATCACGACGCCGGCCTGGAGCACGACGGTCGGCACCCCCGAGTCGAGCAGGATGCGGCCGACCGCCACCCGCGAGCGCAGGTGCCGGGAGAGCGCGCCGTCCGGGTGCAGGGCGCCGAGGTAGACGATCCTGCGCACACCGGCGTCGCGCGAGGCATCGGCGACCGAGCGCGCGGCGGCCGACTCCTCCTCCTCGAAGTCGCCCTTGGCTCGCATCGCGTGCACCAGGTAGTACACGGTGTCGACGCCGTCCACCGCCGCTGCCACCGCCTCCCGGTCACCCAGGTCGCCCTGCACCACCTCCACCGCGCCCGCCCAGGGCACGTCGGTGAGCTTCTGCGGCGAGCGCACCAGCACACGCACCCGGTGGCCGCGCTCCAGCAGCCGCGGGACCAGCCGGCCCCCGATGTAACCGGTCGCCCCGGTGACCAGGATGTGCTGCGCGTTCACGGCGCGACCATCCACCCGCGCGTCGCGCAGGTCGGGAATACAAGTTTTTGGATCGCGTCGGGTACGGTTTCGACATGGGCAAGCTTGTGTACGGCGGGACGACCGAGATCGGATTCGAGGATCGCGTTCTCGCGCACCTGCAGATCGTGGTCGGCTTGAAGCTGCGGCGCAAGGAGGGCTTCTTCTTCTCCTGGCGCGACGAGCAGGGCGTCGGCGACGGCCGCAGCGCGATCTGGATCGATCCCGCGATCCCGCTGCTGTTCCGCTACAGCGGCGGCCGGATGCCGAAGATCAACAAGAGCTGGCTGGAGCAGCTGACGCTCTCCTCGAACAGCGCGCAGGGCCTGCAGCTGACCGAGGAGATCGGCGCGCTCGGCGCCGACGAGGTCGACGCGGACGCCCCTCCCGGGCGCTGACCGGGCGGGCCGCCTCGCGGCCGCCGCGCACACGAAGAACGTCGTCGATCCGCGCGGACCGACGACGTTCTCCATGTTCTCAGGCGCGCTCAGCGCAAGTACTCGAGGAGTTCCGGCGAGCGCAGGCGCTTGAGGCTGCGGGTCTCCAGCTGGCGGACGCGCTCGCGCGTGATGCCGTAGACCTCGCCGACCTCGTCGAGCGTCATCGGCTTCTGACCGTCCAGGCCGAAGCGCATCCTGACCACCTTGGCGTCGCGGGGCGGCAGCTCGCGCAGGCGCTCCTCCAGGTCGCGGTGGCGGAACTCCACCTCGACGGACTCCGACGGACCGGGGGCGTCGCCGTCCTCGATCAGGTCGCCGAGCTCGGCGCCCTCGTTCTCGCCGACGGGCACGGCCAGCGACACCGTCTCCGAGTCGCTCATCTGCAGCTTGTGCACCTCGGCCGGGGTGAGGTTGGCGGCCTCCGCCATCTCCTCCAGGGTGGGCGTGCGGCCCAGCTCTCCGCCCAGGTCGCGGCGGATGCGGTCCAACTTGTCGATCTTCTCCACGGTGTGCACCGGGATGCGGATCAGGCGGGCGGTGTCCGCGATGCCGCGCAGGATGGACTGGCGGATCCACCAGGTGGCGTACGTGGAGAACTTGTTGCCGGTGCGGTAGTCGAACTTCTCGACGGCGCGCACCAGGCCGAGGTTGCCCTCCTGGATCAGGTCCATCACCGCGAGTCCGCGTCCGGCGTAGCGCTTGGCGATGCTGACGACGAGGCGCAGGTTCGCCTCGATGAAGCGCTCGAACGCGCGCTTGCCGTCCTCCTCCAGGTAGCGGAGCTCCCGCTTCTCCATCGGGGTCAGCCCCGGACGCGTCGCCAGACGCTCCCCGGCCAGCACACCCACTTCGATCCGCTTCGCGAGCGCGACCTCTTCATCGGCGGTCAGCAGCCGCGTCCGCCCGATCGAATTGAGGTAGTCGCGCACCGGATCATTCGTCACTTCGAGCACTGTCATCGTGTCATCCCTTGCGTCTGGTACAGCAGTACTTCTGCCTCGATTCCGATCTCAGAGTAGGCAGATTGCACTCTCCCCCAACAAGGGGTTGACAGCCGCCGGAGGGCTCGCTAAGCGTGTCGGCGCCTACCTCCCCGGCCTCCGCGCTGTCAAGGCCCTGCCTGGTCAGGAGCACATCTCGTACCGTTCCAACCGTGAGCACACATGCATCCGATTCCCGGGCGATGTCCAACAAGACCGGAGCGCCCAGGGAACTCAAGACGATCAAGACCCGCATCCCGGCGCGAATGGACCGACTGCCGTGGTCGCGCTTCCACTGGCTCGTCGTGATCGGGCTCGGCACGGTGTGGATCCTCGACGGGCTCGAGGTGACCATCGTCGGCGCGATCGGCAGCCGGCTGACCGAGCCGGACTCGGGGCTCGGGCTGACCACCGGCGAGGTCGGGCTCGCCGCGGCGATCTACGTCGCCGGAGCGTGCACGGGGTCGCTGGTGTTCGGCTACCTGACCGACCGGTTCGGGCGGAAGAAGCTGTTCATCATCACGCTCGGCCTCTACCTGCTCGCGACGGTGCTCACCGCGTTCTCGGTCGCGCCGTGGATGTTCTTCGTGTTCCGCTTCTTCACCGGCGCCGGGATCGGCGGCGAATACGCCGCGATCAATTCGGCGATCGACGAGCTCATCCCTGCCCGGCGCCGCGGCGTCGTCGACCTCGCGATCAACGGCTCCTACTGGCTGGGCACGGCGTTCGGCGCGGTGCTCACCGTCTTCCTGCTCAACACGGCGATCTTCCCGGCCGACATCGGCTGGCGCATCGCCTTCGGCCTGGGCGCCGTGCTCGGGCTCGTCATCCTGCTGGTGCGCAAGAACGTGCCGGAGTCGCCGCGCTGGATGTTCATCCACGGTCGCGACGAGGATGCCGAGAAGGTGGTCGACGAGATCGAGCACGGCATCGAGGAGGAGAAGGGCGCGCCGCTGGAGACGGTCGGCGACGACCGCGCCATCGAGATCCACCAGCGCCGCACGACCGGCTTCGGCGAGATCGTGCGGGTGGCCGTCACGCAGTATCCGAAGCGGTTCGTGCTCGGCCTGTCGCTGTTCATCGGCCAGGCGTTCCTCTACAACGCTGTGTTCTTCACCTACGCCCTCGTGCTGACGAAGCTGCTCGGCGTGCCTGACGACGTCGCCCCCTGGTCGCTTGTACCCATCGCGATCGGCAACTTCCTCGGGCCGCTCGTGCTCGGTCACCTCTTCGACGCCATCGGTCGCCGGTTCATGATCACGCTGTCCTACGTGGGCTCCGGCGTGCTGCTGGTCGGAACGGCCATCCTGTTCGGTTCGGGAGCGCTCGACGCGTTCTGGCTGACCGCGTGCTGGATGGTCGTGTTCTTCCTCGCGTCGGCCGGCGCGAGCAGCGCGTACCTGACGGTGAGCGAGATCTTCCCGATGGAGACCAGGGCGATGGCGATCGCGTTCTTCTACGCGGTGGGCACCGGCCTCGGTGGCATCATCGGGCCGATCCTGTTCGGCCAGCTGATCGGCGGCGGCATCCAGGCGGTCGCCATCGGCTACTACATCGGGGCGGGGCTGATGATCGCGGCGGGCCTGGTGGAGCTGTTCCTCGGAGTGGACGCCGAACGCAAGTCGCTCGAGGACATCGCCGCCCCGCTCTCCTCGTCCGCCAAGGGCTGACCGGCCCCGCGCCGGCCGGCCGCCGAGCACAGGGAAAAGGTCGCGGATCCGCTCGATTCGCGACCTTTTCCCTGTGCTCGGCGGCGTCAGGAGGTGGCGAGGAGCTCGAGGAGGGCGGGCTCGGGGGCGCGGCCGCCGCTGGTGTCGATGACCTCGCCCTGGCGGTAGCGGTCGAAGACGCGCGGGTCGATGTAGCTGTTGCGCGCGATCGCCGGCGTGTTCCCGAGGGCCTGAGCCGCCTCGTCGACTGCGGCGCTCACCCGCTTCTTGCGCTTGGCCTCGGTGTCCGCCGTGCCGAGCTCGGCCAGCGCCTTCGCGGCCACGATGGTGCCGTGCAGCGTCCGGAAGTCCTTCGCCGTGAACTCGCCGCCGCTCTGCCGGCGGATGTACTCGTTGAGCGACGCGGGCCGGATGGAGTGCCAGGTGCCCTCCTTCCAGGAGAACAGCCGCGACCGCGCGCCGCGCAGCGCGACGATCTCGCCGAGCAGCGCCGCCAGGTCCTCGTCCTCGATGGTGCTCGCCCACTTCTGCGCGGACTTCGCCGGGAAGGTGAGCGTGACCGCGTCCCCGTCGATCTGGGCGTGCCGGCACAGCAGCGTGGTCAGCCCGCGGCTGCCGTTGGCGTGCAGGTACTCCTCGCTGCCGATCCGCAGCGATCCCAGGTCGATCACCCGGAAGGCGGCGGCCAGGATGCGGTCGCGCCCGAACCCCTCCGAGCGCAAGTCCATCGTCACCTTGCGCCGGGCCGCAGGGAGCGTCTCCGCCAGCTGGGACGCGCGCTCGAACTTGATGCGGTCCTGATGGATGCGCCAGGACTCGTGGTAGAGGTACTGCCGCCTTCCCGCGCCGTCCGTGCCGACCGCCTGGATGTGACCGCGCGCGTCCGGCGAGATCCACACGTCCTGCCAGGCCGGCGGGATGACCAGCGAGCGGATGCGCTCCAGCTCGCGCTCGTCGACGATCGGGTTACCGGCCTCGTCCTCGTACACGGGCCCCTTCGCCGTCGACCGGCGCGCGTATCCCGGACCGGAGGGGTCGCTTCGTCGCAGCCGGGTCACGCGGGCTTCTTGGCCTTCTTCGCGGGCGCCTTCTCGGCGGTCGTCTTGGCCGTGGCCTTCCTGGCGGTGGACTTCTTCGCAGTGCTCTTCGCGGCGCCGGTCTTCGAGGCACTCGCCTTCGTGGCGCCGCCCGTGCCGCTCTCCTTGCCCGAGCGGCTGCGCTCCACGCTGCGCTGCAGCGCCTCCATCAGGTCGATGACCTCGCCGCCGCCCTTCTTCTCGGTCTCCTCCTCGCCGAAGGTCGCCGCCGTGTCCACGCTCTCGCCCTGCTCGAGCTTGGCGTCGATCAGCTTGCGCAGCTCCTCCTGGTACTCGTCGGAGAACTTCTCCGGCTCGAAGTCGCCGGCGAAGCTCTCCATGAGCGCGGCGGAGAGCGACAATTCGCGGTCGGTGATGCGCGGGCTGGACTCGAGCGATGGGAAGTCGGCCTCGCGGATCTCGTCGTGCCAGAGCATCGTCTGCAGCACCAGCACGTTGCCGCGCACCCGGAGCGCGCCGAGGCGTGTCTTCTGGCGCAGGGCGAAGTTCACGATGGCGGTGCGGTCCTCGTCCTCCAGCGTCTTGCGCAGCAGCGCGTACGCCTTCAGCGACTTGGAGTCCGGCTCCAGGTAGTAGCTGCGGTCGAACATCAGCGGGTCGAGCTGGTCGTTCGGCACGAACTCCACCACGTCGATCTCCCGGCTGCGCTCGGCCGGCAGCGACTCCAGATCCTCCGGGGTCAGGATGACCGTCCGCTCGCCGTCGTCGTACGCCTTCGCGATGTGCTCGTACGGGATGGTCTTGCCGTCGATCTCGCACACGCGCTTGTAGCGGATCCGCCCGCCGTCCGCGTCGTGCACCTGGTGCAGCGCGACGTCGTGGTCCTCCGTGGCGCTGTAGACCTTCACCGGCACGTTGACCAGACCGAAGGTGATCGCACCCGTCC
It encodes the following:
- a CDS encoding lycopene cyclase domain-containing protein, with product MNLLYLAALVLALGAMVLLDRRFRLVFWRDARRATLVLVIGLLFFLAWDAVGIASGVFARGASPFLSGVDVAPELPVEELFFLTFLCYLTLVLLSGTRALLDRGRRS
- the crtI gene encoding phytoene desaturase family protein; this translates as MTGRRRVVVIGGGIAGLATAALLAREGHAVTLLEQRRELGGRAGRWEADGFRFDTGPSWYLMPEVFDHFFRLLGTSTAEQLRLVTLDPGYRVFGEDGDPPLDVRADGAANRALFESVEPGAGAALDRYLASARETYRLAVDRFLYATFASYRPLLSREVLARSGRLLRLLLESLDRRAAATVHDTRLRQILGYPAVFLGTSPKRAPSMYHLMSHLDLDDGVRYPLGGFSALIDAVVDLAEKAGAELVTGARVTGIRTEQAGRRRARVTGVTYEDATGAEHAVDADVVVSAADLHHTETALLPEELRSHPEESWDRRDPGPGAVLVMLGVRGALPQLAHHSLFFTRDWDENFERIFGTDPGIPDPASLYVCRPSATDPGVAPKGCENLFVLVPVPADVSIGVGGRDGDGDRLVERTADAAIAQVSAWAGIPDLADRVILRRTVGPGDFAADVNAWSGGALGPAHTLRQSAFFRPGNVSRRVDGLLYAGCSTIPGIGLPMCLISAELVVKRLRGDVGAGPLAEPLRLVPAGERVP
- a CDS encoding phytoene/squalene synthase family protein, whose amino-acid sequence is MTRTAPAAPVQAPPSDLTLYTKAARRSAATIIHEYSTSFSMATRLLGPEVRPCVEDVYSLVRVADEIVDGAAAEAGLGVDDQRELLDALEADTERAMRTGYSANVVVHAFAATARSCGIGVELTRPFFASMRRDLSPVDFSAEELREYVYGSAEVVGLMCLAVFLHDSPVPEATRRRLENGARRLGSAFQKINFLRDLAVDYTELGRSYFPGIDPARLTERQKLALVVDIDCDLGAAADAIPELPDNCRRAILAAHGLFAELSDRIRATPAPDLLEQRVSVPARVKLAVLLRATAGTLR
- a CDS encoding polyprenyl synthetase family protein encodes the protein MTQLHPMAPPEAHDSHVVALAASALAEVDERLNAFFAARAPEAAAHGDAYRRLWESAWDATRGGKRLRPRFTLTAFHGLGGAQRASAARESAVRVAVAFELLHTAFLLHDDVIDGDTVRRGRPNVAGEFTADALFRGAGLPRARLWGESAAILAGDLLLHAATAEVARIDAPASVRDRLMDVLERAVSVTAAGELADVGLSTGMSGAGIAEVLAMTERKTAEYSVSGPLVAGVLLAGAADREGDLLDVLAEYGRLVGVAFQLGDDLLGVFGSEAVTGKSVVSDLRQGKQTTLVAFARGTASWPVIADGFGRPDLGRAEAAGIASALEECGARGFVERLLHEHVDAAIHALDSPAVPAALAAELTVVARSCVGRIA
- a CDS encoding MarR family transcriptional regulator — translated: MSSKDDAQRISASLIDPRVIDPRQELVRHDDLDDDELDQIVRLLGAIRGWREAEQRLSFVSRSHMKLNETDMKALRYIIASMNAGVPVTAGALSDHLHVSTASVTKLLDRLEKAGHVVRRPHPTDRRAVTVEITPETHREVRRTMGLQHARRFEVAKALTPAERETVTRFLDDLSATTLITAPLDS
- a CDS encoding SDR family oxidoreductase: MNAQHILVTGATGYIGGRLVPRLLERGHRVRVLVRSPQKLTDVPWAGAVEVVQGDLGDREAVAAAVDGVDTVYYLVHAMRAKGDFEEEESAAARSVADASRDAGVRRIVYLGALHPDGALSRHLRSRVAVGRILLDSGVPTVVLQAGVVIGSGSASFEMIRHLTEVLPYMPAPRWVRNRIQPIAVRDVLHYLIEAAGLPPEVSRAFDIGGPDILRYGQMMNGYAVEAGLPQRPIASLPVFTPWLASQWVNLVTPIPRGLAVPIIESLQYDCVMREHDIDDVIPAPPGGLTGYRAAVRLALARMRAGSVETSWQDASVAGAASDPLPSDPDWSGHTVYTDVRERDSRAAPEEVWRVIEGIGGERGWYSFPLAWALRGWADKVVGGVGLRRGRRDADRLQTGDALDWWRVEHLERGSRLRLRAEMRVPGRAWLELGVEPRAGGSRYRQRAVFFPRGLSGRLYWFAILPFHGVIFNGMANRIVLEAEGGRQPLATQPLTSREER
- a CDS encoding ATP-dependent DNA ligase encodes the protein MGKLVYGGTTEIGFEDRVLAHLQIVVGLKLRRKEGFFFSWRDEQGVGDGRSAIWIDPAIPLLFRYSGGRMPKINKSWLEQLTLSSNSAQGLQLTEEIGALGADEVDADAPPGR
- a CDS encoding sigma-70 family RNA polymerase sigma factor; the protein is MTVLEVTNDPVRDYLNSIGRTRLLTADEEVALAKRIEVGVLAGERLATRPGLTPMEKRELRYLEEDGKRAFERFIEANLRLVVSIAKRYAGRGLAVMDLIQEGNLGLVRAVEKFDYRTGNKFSTYATWWIRQSILRGIADTARLIRIPVHTVEKIDKLDRIRRDLGGELGRTPTLEEMAEAANLTPAEVHKLQMSDSETVSLAVPVGENEGAELGDLIEDGDAPGPSESVEVEFRHRDLEERLRELPPRDAKVVRMRFGLDGQKPMTLDEVGEVYGITRERVRQLETRSLKRLRSPELLEYLR
- a CDS encoding MFS transporter; protein product: MDRLPWSRFHWLVVIGLGTVWILDGLEVTIVGAIGSRLTEPDSGLGLTTGEVGLAAAIYVAGACTGSLVFGYLTDRFGRKKLFIITLGLYLLATVLTAFSVAPWMFFVFRFFTGAGIGGEYAAINSAIDELIPARRRGVVDLAINGSYWLGTAFGAVLTVFLLNTAIFPADIGWRIAFGLGAVLGLVILLVRKNVPESPRWMFIHGRDEDAEKVVDEIEHGIEEEKGAPLETVGDDRAIEIHQRRTTGFGEIVRVAVTQYPKRFVLGLSLFIGQAFLYNAVFFTYALVLTKLLGVPDDVAPWSLVPIAIGNFLGPLVLGHLFDAIGRRFMITLSYVGSGVLLVGTAILFGSGALDAFWLTACWMVVFFLASAGASSAYLTVSEIFPMETRAMAIAFFYAVGTGLGGIIGPILFGQLIGGGIQAVAIGYYIGAGLMIAAGLVELFLGVDAERKSLEDIAAPLSSSAKG
- a CDS encoding DNA topoisomerase IB, with translation MTRLRRSDPSGPGYARRSTAKGPVYEDEAGNPIVDERELERIRSLVIPPAWQDVWISPDARGHIQAVGTDGAGRRQYLYHESWRIHQDRIKFERASQLAETLPAARRKVTMDLRSEGFGRDRILAAAFRVIDLGSLRIGSEEYLHANGSRGLTTLLCRHAQIDGDAVTLTFPAKSAQKWASTIEDEDLAALLGEIVALRGARSRLFSWKEGTWHSIRPASLNEYIRRQSGGEFTAKDFRTLHGTIVAAKALAELGTADTEAKRKKRVSAAVDEAAQALGNTPAIARNSYIDPRVFDRYRQGEVIDTSGGRAPEPALLELLATS
- a CDS encoding Ku protein, whose product is MRAIWTGAITFGLVNVPVKVYSATEDHDVALHQVHDADGGRIRYKRVCEIDGKTIPYEHIAKAYDDGERTVILTPEDLESLPAERSREIDVVEFVPNDQLDPLMFDRSYYLEPDSKSLKAYALLRKTLEDEDRTAIVNFALRQKTRLGALRVRGNVLVLQTMLWHDEIREADFPSLESSPRITDRELSLSAALMESFAGDFEPEKFSDEYQEELRKLIDAKLEQGESVDTAATFGEEETEKKGGGEVIDLMEALQRSVERSRSGKESGTGGATKASASKTGAAKSTAKKSTARKATAKTTAEKAPAKKAKKPA